The Hevea brasiliensis isolate MT/VB/25A 57/8 chromosome 1, ASM3005281v1, whole genome shotgun sequence DNA segment GCAAGTAAAGAAAATTTGAAGGAGGGTCGCACTGGAGTAGGGGAGAAGGTGAGCTTGCAGAAGGATGGCAAGAAGTATATGGAGCGCAATTTTGAGTCCGGAGTACTAAAATATAGAAAAAAGAAGCACAAGGAGAAAAAGAGCAAAGATAAAAATGAAAATGGAAGAAATCACCTGGATGAAAATATCATGGACCATGATGAGTCTGCGAGGATGGAGAGGAAGCAAAAGAAGCAGCAGCTTATTGTTAATTTGGAGGCTAAATCACTGAAACTCATGGCTGAAACACCTGGTAATTTTAGCAATGCAATAGAGGAAAATGGAGGTAATATAGATTCAGGTGAAGATGAAAACCTAGGTGCTCATGCTTTTAATGCAGAAGACGGAAGAAAAGAtgaaaagaagagaaagaaacGAAAAAGAGATAAGGATGTTAGTGATACAGGGACAATGATTAATGAAATTAATCAAAAAGATGTTGGAAATATTATGGAAAAGGTTCAGcattcaaggaagaagagtaAAAAAAGGGAAAAACATAATGTTGATTTGGCAGCTGCATTGCAGGAGAAAATGAATGGGAAATTAGGTAGTAAAAGTAATCCAATGGGAGAAAATGAAGGTAATGAATATTCAATTGAAAATAAAGTGGGAGGTGGAAAAATAGAAGACCATACTGTTAAGAAagtcaagaagaagaagaaggtcaAGTCAGTTGTAAATGGTTCAGAAGGAAAAGGTAGTGATAGAGAACAGAGAATGGGCAAAGGTGTCGAGGGTACCAATCCATTGGAAAAGTCTACACTGAAAGGGACATCTAAGAGAGTAAGTTTTTCTGAAGAGGTGGAGGTTTTCCCTTTATCTGATGATGGTCCAAGCAGTAATACTGTTCAGAAAGAGGAAATGGTGCGAGGGAAGCGATTCTCACATGAGGAAGATGAGATGGTTAAAGAGGCTGTTTTGAACTACATGGATGCTCATGGATTAGGTGAAGAAGGCCTACAGATGGTTCTGAGCTGTAAAAAGTACCCTGAACTTAAAAATTGTTGGAAGGAAATAGGGGCAGCCTTACCTTGGAGGCCTTATTTGAGTGTCTATAATCGAGCCCATATCTTGTTTGAAAGGGATGAAAAAGGATCTTGGACCCCAGAAGAGTATGAACTCGTGCATAAGTTTCATGAGAAACATGGTTCTGATTGGAAAACTTTGGCTGAAGCACTTGGCAAACACAGGATTCATGTGAAGGATACATGGCGGAGAATAAAAGTTATCAATAGGAGAAGGGGAAAGTGGTCCCAAGATGAGTACCAGAATTTATTTGATTTGGTGAACATGGATTTGCGTATGAAAGCTTGTGAGGAAATGAAATCATCCAAACATGGAATGTTGCGAGATAATATCTGTTGGACAGCAATCAGTGAGAAGTTGGGGACTAGAGCTACTCCCATGTGCTGCATGAAATGGTATCACCAGTTAACTTCACCTATGGTAGCTGAAGGTAAATGGCTTGATGTAGATGACTACCATCTTGTGATTGCACTTTATAACTTGGACGCTTGCTGCATTGAAGATGTAGACTGGGACAATCTTTTGGATCATAGATCTGGTGATTTGTGCCGAAAGAGATTGAACCAAATGGTCAAACACATTGGGGAGCATGGGAATAAGTCATTTGCTGACCAGGTTGAAATTCTTATAGAGCGATACTGCCCAGACGTGCTTGAAGCAAGAGAGGCTTATAATAGCATACCTGTAGTTCCCTGAGTTTATGGtccttttttcctctttttttaggTTCTTTTGTAATGTTCTGAAGCCTAAAGATGTTGCAATCTGCATATCTACACGGGGTTGGGAACATTGGGTTGTTATGTACTGGTATAAAGTTTTTCGTGGCCCCGGTTTAGTTTGGGACTGATATTAGTCTGATTATAGGAATATCATGTTGCAAAAAGAAATTGATTGCACAAGCTCAGAAAATCTTTTATGATTCCTTtccgttttattttatttattttatattatttttaaatattacagagTCCAAGATGAAGATAATATTAGGCAAGCACTTGATGTTATTGGGAGAAACACTTAAATCAACTAaacctttattccaaaaatttgggatcggctatatggattcgctttcttcactctaaacgattttgggttaaatcctcagtgATGTGAAATGCTtctagatcatgttgtactactctcctccaagtcaatttaggtctgttcatttttttctttttatcctctaacctactctgctctacttgtctaactggagcctctgtatgtctacgcttcacatgaccaaaccacctcaatctccattctctcaacttattctcaattgacatcactcctaccttttctctaacactctcattacagactttatctaatctagtatggccactcatttaccttaacattctcatctctgcaactcttattttGGGAGAAACActgtataattttatttattacttcattttttaaaaaattttctggtCATTTCCTTTATTATTATTGGTAAAATTGGTGATCATATTCTCATCCATGATTTGGTTGTTTCATTTGGCATGGAGCGGGGCTCCAGAATGTGTGTGATAGAATGGAGAGGACTTACTTGCGACAGTGTATTATCAACAAATGATGGACATTAATTTTTGAATCTCTCATTCTTATTTAAAAGGCATTTTTTTATAGAGAGAATTGTTTATCTTCTTCACATTTGGTAGGATTCCTGCCAAAATTTTATTTGGGCCTGTTGAATTATTCTGTAATTATTTTTCTGGCATTTAAATTGGTTTGGATGATTTTTATAGGAAAACTCTAGGCTGAAGTTCATAATGTTTGTTTAGAGCATTGTTCTGCAAATAAATTACCAAATCTTTGTTTGAATGCCTTCAGGCCAACTTTTCAAAAGTGACCGGGAAGTGCTATTTATTATCCTTTCTTAAAGTCCATATCTAAAAAGACAAATTATAGAGTACATATGGTGCACTAAAAAATTTCTATTATGCAGAGAAAGCCTAATAGATGGCGTTGTTTTGTTTTCAACGTaaggttttattttttttaatttcacatATAAATTCTAGCTAATTTTTGTATGCACAATCAATTGCCTTGTAATTGGCTTACTGCCACTCCTAGCCTTCTTTGGTTAGCTTGTTGAAATGATGCCCCTGAGGTCTTGCAATGCAGTATATGTTGCatctcctaaaaaaaaaaaagaaaaaaagaaaaaaagaaaaaagaaaaactgGGTTGGCCTCTTGAGACTGCCTCCAACAAACAATTAGAAACTACTTTTTAGTTGTTTTGGAGCTTTTATGTCCAAAACATGTCAGAAAAAAGtgttaaaatcaaattttaattgctTTTAATCAAAGGATTTTTGGGAGTGCTTTTCTCAATCGAAACAGCTTCAATAATACCAAATGCATTAAATTGTGTCCTTCTCTATTGcaaatttctctctctctctctctctctctctctctctctatctgctGAACTCTTGTGCCTTGTACGGATGTAATATACCCTTGTACGGATGTAATATACTGCTTTTGGTTACTTTGTGGTGAGTGGATGCCTCTTAAAGTTCCTTCCAGGATTTGATTAAATTCTCATACCTTTTGTGCGTGTATTTGCAAGCTGACATTGGTTCACACTGGTTGTTGGTAGAATATCTCGCAAATTCAATTTGTTTCTTTCAATTGAAAGCACTGATAATcttttgaatattttttcttAAGCCATCAAGAGATAAACGAgtcatcataaaaaaaaaaaaattcttacttCTCTGCTGGCAACAACTGGCAGTGAACTTTCTGTTTCATTGTTTATATGTTTGTATGTTGAAGAAGTTTGAAGGTTGGAGCTGCTTACTGTTTACATATATGCGTAGATGATTGAAGTACAGTGTGACAAAGATTGTTTCAATTTTAGAGTACTATCGTTACTATTTGTCTATTTCTATATACTGTCACCACTTACTAGTGTGTTCCATTAATTTGTAAACTACTTGACTGTAATCTGTATCCATGTATTTCAAGTTCTTGTCTCATGGATGCATGATGTCCTTGTCATAAATAGAATATTATTTTTACTACAGGTGATTGATAGACTTAATGGCAGATCGGAAGCACAGAATCTTGATGGTTTCAGATTTTTTCTATCCCAACTTAGGTGGCGTGGAAAACCGATTCTATTACCTATCACAATGTCTATTAAAGCTTGGTCACAAGGTTAGAGGTTGTCAGTCAGTTTGTAAATTTGTCAACTTTGTCTTCGAGCTTGCTGTGTTATTACTTATTAGGCATTGGTAGAATGCAGGGACCGAGGAAGAAGATTTTGGGAAATGCATATATTTGGTTGAGAAATGAATTAATGGGGAATAAGTTGgacataaattattttaaatatttttccttttgTTTGGTAAGATATAGAGTAATTTATTTCCTAAAAAGTTCTTACCAACCTTACTTTCTCTCTTTTTTGCTTTTTTCCCCCAAAACAGGTAGAACTTCATTGACAATTGCCCACTCTTATTTGTCTTTATTCCTTTGTTCAACTTTTCTTTTCTGGTTTTTCTTATCATTTTGCTTCCAGTGTATTGGTTGTTGAGCCTTGTATCTGCCTGAAAGTAGCATCAAATTTAATTTCCTTGTTGGTTTTTAGATATTGCTGacttcataaattatttaatatgtaaGTTTTCAGGTGGTTGTTATGACTCATGCCTGTGGTAATCGATCTGGGGTCAGATACATGACTGGTGGCGTGAAAGTTTACTATGTACCATGGAAACCATTTCTTATGCAGAACACATTACCAACGTTTTATGGGACACTTCCAATTGTAAGGACTATTCTTATTCGAGAAAAAATATCTTTGGTGCATGGTCATCAAGCTTTCTCGACTCTTTGTCATGAAGCTTTGATGCATGCACCAACTATGGGATACAGAGTTGTTTTTACTGATCATTCCCTCTATGGTTTTGCTGATGTTGGGAGCATACACATGAACAAAGTATTACTGTTTACTCTGGCAGATGTGAGCCAGGCCATCTGTGTTTCTCATCCAAGCAAGGAGAACACAGTGCTACGATCAGGTCTACATCCAGAAAGGGTCTTTGTGATACCAAATGCTGTAGAGTCTGCCATGTTCAAGCCTGGTCCTGAGCGACCTCAGGGTAATGAAATTGTTATTGTTGTCATAAGTAGACTGGTTTATCGGAAGGGTGCAGACTTACTTGTTGAAGTCATTCCCGAAGTTTGCCATTTGCATCCAATGTAAGTTGTTCTGACCATGTTATCATTCGGGCTTTTATTTGTGCTTTTACACCTTTAAGGCATTTGCATTTGCTTTTGTGGTTTCTTGGCACAATGGTTTTTCTTCTATTTAAGCAATAAGTAATTTTTCAAAACAGCATAGATTAGGCAACTGGGTGGAATATGCCCATCTACATAATGATGGATCAATAAATTTACTATCATTTTTCATCATATCAACACCCTCCActccaaaaataaaataaaataaaataagaaataagTGTGACTAGTTCTTCTGGACGATATACTCTCACTCCTAATTTTACTTTGTAATCCTGTGCTATTTTGCCTTTATGTTGTTCCAATACAAATATTGATTTTTGTGATGTTAGGTTTAACATGATGTTGGAGTAAATTTTGATTCATTTATAGTCTCGAAGAATACTAGGAATATCTCTTATGTACTCGTTCATAGTCACAAAGTTTCCATTGTTCCAATTCTGttggatctttttttttttttttgtcaggaAGATGCTACATGCTCTTTATTGAGCTCATTTTTCTGCTCTTCCTCAGCTTCTTTATCAACTTAAAAAAAAGAGCAATGTGTAAAGCATGGTTGATGATTTCCATTCCTTAGGACAATAAGCTTCATGAATCAGCTGTGAAAAATGTATACGTAGACTAAATCTACAATATTGCTTTTTCACATAGAATTCAGGAAAATTCAGGTATAGTCTTGCGAGAAGTAAAATGTTCACATACATTTTCTTTTCTCATGAAATTCGTGAGAAGTTTGTTTTCATGTATCATTTACTCATTTGTGACTTTGGTGCCATAGCAAGTTTGCTTTTATCATGGGTTTCAATCCCATCCCTTCTGGAAGAACTAGCAACGAGTTGAGAGGACCTCCTGGTGGAGTCCTTCAATTAAATACTTGGCTTCTAGCAGCAGATGGCCTGTTACTTTTTTTGCGCTGGCGTTTATTTGATATTTAGCATGCCTCATGGTCATCATTGTGACCTGCAGGTCATGGATTCAAACCTCTGAAAGAACCTGCCCAATAGAAGGGGAAGGATGCTTATATCTAACTGATGCAGTGGCCCTGTCATGGCTGGAAAGATATTATCCTCTTTGGAA contains these protein-coding regions:
- the LOC110659935 gene encoding DNA-binding protein REB1; translation: MGSKTVGRKGHEGEKMNNGMHSSKDVNACANSSVVSTGEGLTLSNEHKKKKTKRHEANGDDVELSATDTGAVGLDGDIDLSNHEIEKNRKKKKKRKSKKINAESDVVSQKVRKRDKACDGGWEIGASKENLKEGRTGVGEKVSLQKDGKKYMERNFESGVLKYRKKKHKEKKSKDKNENGRNHLDENIMDHDESARMERKQKKQQLIVNLEAKSLKLMAETPGNFSNAIEENGGNIDSGEDENLGAHAFNAEDGRKDEKKRKKRKRDKDVSDTGTMINEINQKDVGNIMEKVQHSRKKSKKREKHNVDLAAALQEKMNGKLGSKSNPMGENEGNEYSIENKVGGGKIEDHTVKKVKKKKKVKSVVNGSEGKGSDREQRMGKGVEGTNPLEKSTLKGTSKRVSFSEEVEVFPLSDDGPSSNTVQKEEMVRGKRFSHEEDEMVKEAVLNYMDAHGLGEEGLQMVLSCKKYPELKNCWKEIGAALPWRPYLSVYNRAHILFERDEKGSWTPEEYELVHKFHEKHGSDWKTLAEALGKHRIHVKDTWRRIKVINRRRGKWSQDEYQNLFDLVNMDLRMKACEEMKSSKHGMLRDNICWTAISEKLGTRATPMCCMKWYHQLTSPMVAEGKWLDVDDYHLVIALYNLDACCIEDVDWDNLLDHRSGDLCRKRLNQMVKHIGEHGNKSFADQVEILIERYCPDVLEAREAYNSIPVVP